In one Mauremys mutica isolate MM-2020 ecotype Southern chromosome 3, ASM2049712v1, whole genome shotgun sequence genomic region, the following are encoded:
- the LOC123366044 gene encoding uncharacterized protein LOC123366044, which yields MSSLLLCLLFAVFYAVLRLARSEASPRKRRHRAKKKKPKAFGCCAEELEAGASPETCCPVHPEKLHLALRLVDRRVQSMARHLEEVLIPPSVSTSATSQFSSSSREPTTSALRSPSSFSLREAAMRQSEPLRHTGEIMPVGGWEGSAHPIQAQPLPRPPAHSRRDRREQTMGLDQTSVRGLDFNIRQKHLQSQLGAPTPYTESLAKMIPNVPALRPPDRDPRVKFNMSRVPFLSCEVLEELDCHVQTKRLQHGQGLPLTPQKPHTALLPPAPQTPIPGEPLLGERDTKQQLILDTDRPKCAFPAEVPEPLRSNTSPQRAQAIQEPRVCPWGALPQKAHRIMASPDAIPARLVPTVVVKLQDHIARKCSEIQMEAFPKMVRESHRDAPLVRETAIAEKTLPATLHLYRSELRKPLTSVSGTKGTEEKLELHMERKVLLGEGSCLGPVAQAGEGRADHPRTQSHQVAPEAPGSEQLTRSTLDSLIAGQAAHDLQLKHLMEMLSSSRPLAGQVSVCQQCRKTYPGKRKGKKTQEETSAELHGLRDDMDPHGLDGTLDDAFIKAFENQPHKHNSSSSAATTTPSPEKTVCAKMPILTNPEHAL from the exons gctTCTCCGAGGAAGAGGAGGCACAGAGCCAAAAAGAAGAAACCGAAAG CTTTTGGGTGCTGTGCGGAAGAGCTGGAGGCTGGTGCATCCCCAGAGACATG CTGCCCCGTGCACCCGGAGAAGCTCCACTTGGCTCTCAGGCTGGTTGACAGGAGGGTACAGTCCATGGCCAGACACCTGGAGGAAGTCCTGATACC GCCGAGTGTGTCGACATCTGCCACGAGCCAGTTCTCCTCTTCCTCTAGGGAACCCACCACCTCTGCCCTCCGGAGTCCCAGCTCCTTCTCCCTGAGAGAAGCCGCCATGAGGCAATCAGAGCCCCTCCGCCACACGGGGGAGATCATGCCTGTCGGGGGCTGGGAAGGATCCGCTCATCCCAtccaagcccagcctctccccaggcctcctgcccacagcagacGGGACCGGCGAGAGCAGACCATGGGTCTGGACCAGACGTCAGTCCGTGGCTTAGACTTCAACATCCGCCAGAAGCATCTGCAGAGTCAACTGGGGGCTCCTACCCCATACACAGAGTCGCTGGCCAAGATGATCCCTAACGTCCCTGCTCTGCGCCCACCGGACAGAGACCCCAGGGTGAAGTTCAACATGAGCAGGGTCCCTTTCCTAAGCTGTGAAGTCCTGGAGGAACTGGACTGTCACGTGCAGACAAAGAGACTCCAGCATGGGCAGGgcttacccctcaccccccagaaacCCCACACAGCTCTTCTGCCTCCTGCTCCACAAACCCCCATCCCGGGGGAGCCATTGCTGGGTGAGCGGGACACCAAGCAGCAATTGATATTAGACACAGATCGGCCCAAGTGTGCATTTCCAGCAGAGGTCCCGGAGCCCCTCAGATCCAACACCAGCCCTCAGCGTGCACAGGCGATCCAGGAGCCACGTGTCTGCCCCTGGGGAGCCCTGCCTCAAAAGGCCCACAGGATCATGGCATCCCCTGATGCCATCCCGGCCAGGCTTGTGCCCACGGTGGTGGTCAAGCTGCAGGATCACATTGCTCGGAAATGCTCAGAGATCCAAATGGAGGCGTTCCCAAAGATGGTGAGAGAGTCGCACAGAGATGCTCCCCTCGTGAGAGAGACGGCAATAGCAGAGAAGACGCTCCCAGCCACACTCCACCTCTATAGGAGCGAGTTGAGAAAGCCCCTTACCAGTGTGAGCGGCACcaaagggactgaagagaagctggagctgcacatggagaggaaggttctcttgggagaaggctcctgcctggggccaGTGGCACAGGcaggtgagggcagggcagatcaTCCCAGGACCCAAAGCCACCAGGTTGCCCCAGAGgccccaggctctgagcagctaacaagatccacccttgactctctcattgctgggcaggctgcacaCGACCTGCAGCTGAAGCACCTGATGGAAATGTTGAGCAGCTCCCGCCCCTTGGCGGGCCAGGTCTCAGTCTGCCAGCAGTGCCGTAAGACATATCCAGGAAAGAGGAAGGGTAAGAAAACTCAGGAGGAGAcatctgctgagctgcatggtCTTCGAGACGACATGGATCCACATGGGCTCGATGGAACT ctcgacgatGCCTTTATCAAGGCCTTTGAGAACcaaccacacaaacacaactccagttcctcagcggccaccACCACACCAAGCCCTGAGAAAACTGTGTGCGCGAAAATGCCCATACTCACAAACCCGGAGCACgcgctctag